Proteins encoded in a region of the Streptomyces sp. NBC_00310 genome:
- the sucC gene encoding ADP-forming succinate--CoA ligase subunit beta produces the protein MDLFEYQARDLFAKHGVPVLAGEVIDTPEAAREITERLGGKSVVKAQVKVGGRGKAGGVKLAATPDEAVARSTDILGMDIKGHTVHKVMIAETAPEIVEEYYVSYLLDRTNRTFLSIASVEGGMEIEEVAANRPEAVAKTPIDANEGVTPAKAREIVEAANFPAEVADKIADILVTLWKTFIEEDALLVEVNPLAKVASGDVIALDGKVSLDENADFRHPDHEELVDHAAANPLEAAAKEKNLNYVKLDGEVGIIGNGAGLVMSTLDVVAYAGENHGGVKPANFLDIGGGASAAVMANGLEIILGDPDVKSVFVNVFGGITACDEVANGIVQALQLLADRGEAVTKPLVVRLDGNNAELGRKILSDANHPLVQRVDTMDGAADKAAELAAAK, from the coding sequence GTGGACCTGTTCGAGTACCAGGCGAGGGACCTCTTCGCCAAGCACGGTGTACCGGTGCTGGCCGGTGAAGTCATCGACACGCCTGAGGCGGCGCGCGAGATCACCGAGCGGCTGGGCGGCAAGTCCGTCGTCAAGGCGCAGGTGAAGGTCGGTGGTCGAGGCAAGGCCGGCGGCGTCAAGCTCGCCGCAACCCCGGACGAGGCCGTCGCCCGTTCGACGGACATTCTCGGGATGGACATCAAGGGCCACACGGTCCACAAGGTGATGATCGCCGAGACCGCTCCGGAAATCGTCGAGGAGTACTACGTCTCCTACCTCCTCGACCGCACCAACCGCACCTTCCTCTCCATCGCCTCCGTCGAGGGCGGCATGGAGATCGAGGAGGTCGCGGCCAACCGCCCCGAGGCGGTCGCCAAGACCCCCATCGACGCCAACGAGGGTGTGACCCCCGCCAAGGCGCGCGAGATCGTCGAGGCCGCGAACTTCCCGGCCGAGGTCGCCGACAAGATCGCCGACATCCTCGTCACCCTGTGGAAGACCTTCATCGAGGAGGACGCCCTCCTCGTCGAGGTCAACCCGCTGGCGAAGGTCGCCTCCGGTGACGTCATCGCCCTCGACGGCAAGGTCTCCCTGGACGAGAACGCGGACTTCCGCCACCCCGACCACGAGGAGCTCGTCGACCACGCGGCCGCGAACCCCCTTGAGGCCGCGGCCAAGGAGAAGAACCTCAACTACGTCAAGCTCGACGGTGAGGTCGGCATCATCGGCAACGGCGCGGGTCTCGTCATGAGCACCCTGGACGTCGTCGCGTACGCCGGTGAGAACCACGGTGGCGTCAAGCCGGCCAACTTCCTCGACATCGGCGGTGGCGCCTCCGCCGCCGTCATGGCGAACGGCCTGGAGATCATCCTCGGCGACCCGGACGTCAAGTCCGTGTTCGTCAACGTCTTCGGTGGCATCACCGCCTGTGACGAGGTCGCCAACGGCATCGTGCAGGCGCTGCAGCTGCTCGCGGACAGGGGCGAGGCAGTCACCAAGCCCCTCGTCGTCCGCCTCGACGGCAACAACGCCGAGCTGGGTCGCAAGATCCTCTCCGACGCCAACCACCCGCTGGTCCAGCGCGTGGACACCATGGACGGCGCGGCCGACAAGGCCGCCGAGCTCGCGGCTGCGAAGTAA
- the sucD gene encoding succinate--CoA ligase subunit alpha, producing the protein MAIFLNKDSKVIVQGMTGATGMKHTKLMLADGTNIVGGVNPRKAGTSVDIDGNDIPVFGTVAEAIEKTGANVSVLFVPPAFAKAAVVEAIDAEIPLAVVITEGIAVHDSAAFYAYARTKGNKTRIIGPNCPGLITPGQSNAGIIPGDITKPGRIGLVSKSGTLTYQMMYELRDIGFSSAVGIGGDPVIGTTHIDALAAFEADPDTDLIVMIGEIGGDAEERAADFIKANVKKPVVGYVAGFTAPEGKTMGHAGAIVSGSSGTAAAKKEALEAAGVKVGKTPTETAKLAREILGG; encoded by the coding sequence ATGGCTATCTTCCTCAACAAGGACTCCAAGGTCATCGTCCAGGGCATGACCGGTGCCACGGGCATGAAGCACACCAAGCTCATGCTGGCCGACGGCACGAACATCGTCGGTGGTGTCAACCCGCGCAAGGCGGGCACGTCCGTCGACATCGACGGCAACGACATCCCGGTCTTCGGCACGGTCGCCGAGGCGATCGAGAAGACGGGCGCCAACGTGTCCGTCCTCTTCGTACCGCCGGCCTTCGCCAAGGCCGCCGTCGTCGAGGCCATCGACGCCGAGATCCCGCTCGCGGTCGTCATCACCGAGGGCATCGCGGTCCACGACTCCGCCGCGTTCTACGCGTACGCCAGGACCAAGGGCAACAAGACGCGGATCATCGGCCCGAACTGCCCGGGTCTGATCACCCCCGGTCAGTCGAACGCCGGCATCATCCCCGGTGACATCACCAAGCCGGGCCGTATCGGTCTCGTCTCGAAGTCCGGCACGCTGACGTACCAGATGATGTACGAGCTCCGTGACATCGGCTTCTCGTCGGCCGTCGGCATCGGTGGCGACCCGGTCATCGGTACGACGCACATCGACGCGCTCGCCGCGTTCGAGGCCGACCCCGACACCGACCTCATCGTGATGATCGGTGAGATCGGTGGCGACGCGGAGGAGCGGGCCGCCGACTTCATCAAGGCGAACGTGAAGAAGCCGGTCGTCGGTTACGTCGCCGGCTTCACCGCGCCCGAGGGCAAGACGATGGGCCACGCCGGTGCCATCGTCTCCGGGTCCTCCGGTACGGCCGCCGCGAAGAAGGAGGCCCTCGAGGCCGCGGGCGTCAAGGTGGGCAAGACGCCTACCGAGACGGCGAAGCTCGCGCGCGAGATCCTCGGCGGCTGA
- a CDS encoding RNA polymerase sigma factor, protein MTGPGAGTQAGDEAATGAETETGAKTGTETGAGAEAGDGASGEPSLQSGTEWYQQPLGTDGDADNAAADPVPAPPPLTPGQAFDALYAYCSPTLVQQTYLLTGQRRLAREAVERAFQLAWQRWPEVAVDRDPAGWVRAAAHEYALSPWHRLRPRPRRHRHEHEPQPADPTARALLTALLELPPPYRRTLLLYDGVGLDLPDTAAETEASTPAAAGRLLYARASVTARLPDPVAPDDLNRLLAALPSDVRPGPTKPVALRARADLRGRRWIHAAIAFTTLLLTTTALTLHTAPDHYEPPVPPGAPVQGIPPRAAPGPLSAPQQRLRAKLRSDTAAGPERLHPEVR, encoded by the coding sequence GTGACCGGGCCAGGGGCCGGGACCCAGGCCGGGGACGAGGCCGCCACCGGAGCCGAGACCGAGACCGGAGCCAAGACCGGAACCGAGACCGGAGCCGGAGCCGAGGCCGGGGACGGGGCTTCCGGCGAGCCGTCGCTCCAGAGCGGGACCGAGTGGTACCAGCAGCCCCTCGGCACGGACGGCGACGCCGACAACGCCGCCGCCGATCCGGTCCCGGCCCCACCGCCCCTGACGCCCGGCCAGGCCTTCGACGCGCTCTACGCGTACTGCTCCCCCACCCTCGTACAGCAGACCTATCTGCTCACCGGGCAGCGCCGGCTCGCGCGCGAGGCGGTGGAGCGCGCCTTCCAACTCGCCTGGCAGCGCTGGCCGGAGGTGGCCGTCGACCGGGACCCGGCCGGCTGGGTGCGGGCGGCGGCCCACGAGTACGCCCTCTCCCCCTGGCACCGACTGCGTCCCCGCCCCCGCCGGCACCGCCACGAACACGAACCACAGCCGGCCGACCCCACCGCCCGTGCCCTGCTGACCGCGCTCCTGGAACTGCCGCCCCCGTACCGCCGTACCCTGCTCCTCTACGACGGTGTCGGCCTCGATCTGCCCGACACGGCCGCCGAGACGGAGGCCAGCACGCCCGCCGCGGCGGGCCGCCTCCTCTACGCCCGCGCGAGCGTCACCGCACGCCTCCCGGATCCGGTCGCACCCGACGACCTCAACCGCCTGCTGGCCGCGCTCCCTTCCGACGTCCGCCCGGGCCCCACCAAACCCGTGGCCCTCCGGGCCCGGGCCGACCTACGCGGCCGCCGCTGGATCCACGCCGCCATCGCCTTCACCACGCTTCTCCTCACCACCACCGCCCTCACCCTCCACACCGCCCCCGACCACTACGAACCCCCGGTCCCCCCAGGCGCCCCGGTCCAGGGCATCCCCCCGAGAGCGGCCCCCGGCCCCCTCTCCGCACCGCAGCAAAGACTCCGCGCCAAACTGAGATCAGACACGGCCGCCGGGCCGGAACGCCTGCACCCCGAAGTCCGCTGA
- a CDS encoding cell division protein PerM, translating to MADVTHATDSNDPTAGPGRPTDHGWSTSSTAPGTPGAPLRHAAPTASLYSSSPWSPLSPLLRRARRRSSELVSGVLGGALAAGLGLAVFTALVTVLWISSPYPDSGPGGALHVAAALWLLSHGVELVRIDTLSGDPAPVGLVPLLLLALPVVLLHRSARDHAGDGSGVSARAMWAGLVLGYAAVGAVVTLYASGGALRPSWLWAALCVPLLAALAAGTGVWAARERRRLPLPALLGGAPETEGRRQLAVAAGRAAGAGVLVLVGGGALLVAVSLVGHGAAARDSFLQLTEGLSGRFAVLLLCLALVPNAALWAAAYALGPGFVLGAGHTTAPLYAAAPGAFLPPFPLLAAVPGGGGTPVYWVVCAVPFAAGVTVGWFIAARAAADRTAPWSARRTAAAALLAALASATAFVLLTLLAGGPLGVAALTDFGPVWWQAGGAAGAWVGVVGAPVALAARWWRLRARTRKGATGIGRAGRTTTSAVPVARGTGQGKRPGALAAEGTGPARRSNGPAAEWTASAKRLNGAGVEGAGSAKQANGPATEGNGPAKRSAGTVAEGNGQRQKSGQKPGQKSAGAGVVRRGSQATVGGELPGDLRAAAAEDFPGGPGGRGGAADGTADGTADGTGGEPRTGSRATEQPTASALVPQPEPLTRRSRRLPAWLSGAKRRPAAPRTRTDPTTALDASAGAGSGRGLGPGSGPSVTTGSSADDAEALAPYDALDPYAYGSIVPAPPPVWDPASRAARWAAVREIPTTGRAENERTPVSDPDDSKPDDSAPDDSVPAPEVTPDPHPGEVV from the coding sequence ATGGCAGATGTGACGCACGCGACCGACTCGAACGACCCGACTGCGGGGCCGGGCCGCCCCACCGACCACGGCTGGTCGACCTCCTCCACGGCACCCGGGACACCCGGGGCGCCCCTGCGGCACGCGGCGCCGACGGCGTCCCTGTACTCGTCGTCGCCTTGGTCTCCACTGTCGCCGTTGCTGAGGCGGGCGCGCCGCCGGTCGTCCGAGCTCGTCTCCGGGGTGCTGGGCGGGGCCCTGGCGGCGGGGCTCGGGCTCGCGGTGTTCACGGCGCTCGTGACGGTGCTGTGGATCAGCTCGCCGTACCCGGACAGCGGGCCCGGCGGGGCACTGCACGTGGCGGCGGCGCTGTGGCTGCTCTCCCACGGCGTGGAACTCGTCCGCATCGACACGCTCTCCGGCGACCCCGCCCCGGTCGGCCTCGTCCCCCTCCTCCTGCTCGCCCTGCCGGTGGTCCTGCTGCACCGTTCGGCCCGCGACCACGCGGGCGACGGCTCCGGGGTGAGCGCCCGTGCGATGTGGGCCGGGCTCGTCCTCGGATACGCGGCCGTCGGCGCGGTGGTCACGCTGTACGCCTCGGGGGGCGCGCTACGGCCGTCGTGGCTGTGGGCCGCGCTGTGTGTACCGCTGCTCGCGGCGCTCGCGGCGGGCACGGGGGTGTGGGCAGCGCGCGAGCGCCGTCGGCTGCCCCTGCCCGCGCTCCTCGGCGGGGCGCCGGAGACGGAGGGCCGTCGGCAGCTGGCGGTCGCCGCCGGACGGGCCGCCGGGGCGGGCGTGCTCGTGCTCGTCGGCGGGGGTGCCCTGCTGGTGGCCGTGTCCCTGGTCGGGCACGGCGCCGCGGCTCGCGACTCCTTCCTCCAGCTCACCGAAGGGCTGTCCGGGCGTTTCGCCGTACTGCTGCTCTGCCTCGCCCTCGTCCCGAACGCGGCGCTGTGGGCGGCGGCCTACGCCCTCGGCCCCGGCTTCGTCCTGGGCGCCGGACACACCACCGCGCCGCTGTACGCAGCCGCTCCGGGCGCGTTCCTGCCTCCGTTTCCCCTGCTCGCGGCCGTCCCCGGGGGTGGGGGCACACCGGTGTACTGGGTGGTGTGCGCGGTGCCGTTCGCCGCGGGGGTGACGGTCGGCTGGTTCATCGCGGCGCGGGCCGCCGCCGACCGGACGGCGCCGTGGTCCGCGCGACGGACCGCCGCCGCGGCCCTCCTCGCGGCCCTCGCCTCCGCCACCGCCTTCGTCCTCCTCACCCTCCTCGCCGGCGGTCCCCTCGGCGTCGCCGCCCTGACCGACTTCGGCCCGGTGTGGTGGCAGGCGGGGGGCGCGGCCGGGGCCTGGGTGGGCGTGGTGGGGGCGCCGGTGGCGTTGGCGGCGCGGTGGTGGCGCCTGCGCGCGCGGACCCGGAAGGGAGCGACCGGCATCGGGCGGGCTGGGAGGACGACGACATCGGCGGTGCCGGTGGCCAGAGGGACCGGGCAGGGGAAGCGGCCCGGAGCGCTCGCGGCTGAGGGGACCGGACCGGCGCGGAGGTCGAACGGGCCTGCGGCCGAGTGGACCGCGTCGGCGAAACGGTTGAACGGGGCCGGCGTTGAGGGCGCTGGGTCGGCGAAGCAGGCGAACGGGCCTGCGACCGAGGGGAACGGACCGGCGAAGCGGTCGGCGGGGACCGTGGCCGAAGGGAATGGACAGAGGCAGAAGTCGGGGCAGAAGCCGGGGCAGAAGTCGGCGGGCGCCGGGGTGGTCCGGCGTGGGTCGCAGGCGACCGTGGGTGGGGAACTCCCGGGCGACCTGCGGGCGGCAGCCGCGGAGGACTTTCCGGGTGGGCCCGGCGGGCGGGGCGGGGCGGCGGACGGAACAGCGGACGGAACAGCGGACGGAACAGGGGGCGAGCCCCGAACCGGTTCCCGAGCCACCGAGCAGCCAACGGCGTCCGCCCTCGTCCCGCAGCCCGAGCCCCTTACGAGGCGCTCGCGCCGGTTGCCCGCGTGGCTCTCCGGTGCGAAGAGGCGTCCGGCCGCACCGCGGACCCGGACCGACCCCACAACCGCCCTCGACGCGAGCGCCGGCGCAGGCTCCGGCCGAGGTCTCGGCCCCGGCTCGGGCCCGAGCGTCACCACGGGCTCCAGTGCCGACGACGCCGAGGCCCTCGCACCGTACGACGCCCTGGATCCCTACGCCTACGGGTCCATCGTCCCCGCACCCCCGCCCGTCTGGGACCCGGCCTCCCGTGCGGCCCGCTGGGCGGCGGTGCGTGAGATCCCCACGACGGGCCGGGCCGAGAACGAGCGCACCCCTGTCTCCGATCCCGATGACTCGAAGCCTGATGACTCCGCGCCCGATGACTCCGTGCCCGCCCCCGAAGTCACGCCCGATCCCCACCCCGGGGAGGTCGTCTGA
- the purN gene encoding phosphoribosylglycinamide formyltransferase: protein MAAKPVAKRLVVLVSGSGTNLQALLDAIATTGVEAYGAEIVAVGADRGGIEGLARAERAGLPTFVCRVKDHGTRDEWDAALAEAVAAYEPDLVVSAGFMKIVGKEFLARFGGRFVNTHPALLPSFPGAHGVRDALAYGARVTGCTVHFVDDGVDTGPIIAQGVVEVRDEDDESALHERIKEVERRLLVDVVGRLARNGYRIEGRKVVIQ from the coding sequence GTGGCCGCCAAGCCCGTGGCCAAGCGCCTCGTCGTGCTGGTCTCCGGATCCGGCACCAACCTCCAGGCGCTGCTGGACGCCATCGCGACGACCGGCGTCGAGGCCTACGGCGCCGAGATCGTGGCCGTCGGAGCCGACCGCGGCGGCATCGAGGGGCTCGCCCGGGCCGAGCGCGCCGGGCTGCCGACCTTCGTGTGCCGGGTCAAGGACCACGGGACCCGTGACGAGTGGGACGCGGCGCTCGCCGAGGCCGTCGCCGCGTACGAGCCCGATCTCGTCGTCTCCGCCGGGTTCATGAAGATCGTGGGGAAGGAGTTCCTGGCGCGGTTCGGTGGGCGGTTCGTCAACACCCACCCGGCGCTCCTCCCCAGCTTCCCGGGGGCTCACGGGGTGCGGGACGCGCTCGCGTACGGCGCCAGGGTCACCGGCTGCACCGTCCACTTCGTCGACGACGGCGTCGACACCGGGCCGATCATCGCGCAGGGCGTGGTGGAGGTCCGGGACGAGGACGACGAGAGCGCTCTGCACGAGCGCATCAAGGAAGTCGAGCGAAGGCTGCTCGTCGATGTCGTGGGGCGGCTCGCCCGCAACGGCTATCGCATTGAGGGACGAAAGGTAGTTATCCAGTGA
- the purH gene encoding bifunctional phosphoribosylaminoimidazolecarboxamide formyltransferase/IMP cyclohydrolase: MTADINKRPLRRALVSVYDKTGLEELARGLHEAGVELVSTGSTAAKIAAAGVPVTKVEELTGFPECLDGRVKTLHPKVHAGILADLRLEDHRRQLADLGVEPFDLVVVNLYPFRETVASGATPDECVEQIDIGGPSMVRAAAKNHPSVAVVTSPARYADVLAAVQDGGFDLTTRKRLAAEAFQHTAAYDVAVASWFASSYAPADDSQFPDFLGATWERAHTLRYGENPHQPAALYVSGTGGLAEAEQLHGKEMSYNNYTDTDAARRAAYDHDEPAVAIIKHANPCGIAVGADVAEAHRKAHACDPLSAFGGVIAVNRPVSKEMAEQVAEIFTEVIVAPDYEEGALEALAKKKNIRVLKAPGAPAAPVELKPVDGGALLQVTDRLQADGDDPADWTLATGDALSADELAELAFAWKACRAVKSNAILLAKGGASVGVGMGQVNRVDSAKLAVERAGAERARGAYAASDAFFPFPDGLEILTEAGVKAVVQPGGSVRDELVVEAARKAGVTMYFTGTRHFFH; encoded by the coding sequence GTGACCGCCGACATCAACAAGCGGCCCCTTCGCCGGGCGCTCGTCAGCGTCTACGACAAGACCGGGCTGGAGGAGCTCGCGCGCGGGCTGCACGAGGCCGGTGTCGAGCTCGTCTCCACCGGCTCCACGGCCGCGAAGATCGCCGCCGCCGGCGTCCCCGTCACCAAGGTCGAGGAGCTGACCGGCTTCCCCGAGTGCCTGGACGGCCGGGTCAAGACCCTGCACCCCAAGGTGCACGCGGGCATCCTCGCCGACCTGCGGCTCGAGGACCACCGGCGGCAGCTCGCCGACCTGGGCGTCGAGCCGTTCGACCTCGTCGTCGTGAACCTCTACCCGTTCCGGGAGACCGTCGCCTCGGGCGCGACCCCCGACGAGTGCGTCGAGCAGATCGACATCGGCGGCCCGTCGATGGTCCGCGCCGCCGCCAAGAACCACCCCTCCGTCGCGGTCGTCACCAGCCCGGCCCGCTACGCCGACGTCCTCGCGGCCGTGCAGGACGGCGGCTTCGACCTCACCACCCGCAAGCGGCTCGCGGCCGAGGCCTTCCAGCACACGGCCGCGTACGACGTCGCCGTGGCTTCCTGGTTCGCGTCCTCGTACGCCCCCGCCGACGACTCGCAGTTCCCCGACTTCCTCGGGGCGACCTGGGAGCGCGCGCACACCCTGCGCTACGGCGAGAACCCGCACCAGCCCGCCGCGCTGTACGTCTCCGGGACCGGTGGCCTGGCCGAGGCCGAGCAGCTGCACGGCAAGGAGATGTCGTACAACAACTACACGGACACGGACGCCGCGCGCCGTGCCGCGTACGACCACGACGAGCCGGCCGTCGCGATCATCAAGCACGCGAACCCCTGCGGTATCGCGGTCGGCGCGGATGTCGCCGAGGCGCACCGCAAGGCGCACGCGTGTGACCCGCTGTCGGCGTTCGGTGGCGTGATCGCGGTCAACCGGCCGGTCAGCAAGGAGATGGCCGAGCAGGTCGCCGAGATCTTCACCGAGGTCATCGTCGCGCCCGACTACGAGGAGGGGGCCCTGGAGGCCCTCGCCAAGAAGAAGAACATCCGGGTGCTGAAGGCCCCGGGTGCGCCCGCCGCCCCGGTCGAGCTGAAGCCCGTCGACGGCGGTGCGCTGCTCCAGGTGACCGACCGGCTCCAGGCCGACGGCGACGACCCGGCCGACTGGACCCTCGCGACCGGGGACGCCCTCTCCGCCGACGAGCTGGCCGAGCTGGCGTTCGCCTGGAAGGCCTGTCGCGCGGTGAAGTCCAACGCGATCCTGCTCGCCAAGGGTGGCGCGTCGGTGGGTGTCGGGATGGGTCAGGTCAACCGCGTCGATTCCGCGAAGCTCGCCGTCGAGCGTGCCGGGGCCGAGCGGGCGCGGGGCGCGTACGCCGCCTCCGACGCTTTCTTCCCCTTCCCGGACGGGCTGGAGATCCTCACCGAGGCCGGCGTCAAGGCCGTGGTGCAGCCCGGCGGGTCGGTCCGTGACGAGCTGGTCGTCGAGGCCGCGCGGAAGGCGGGCGTGACGATGTACTTCACGGGCACGCGGCACTTCTTCCACTGA